One Streptomyces sp. NBC_01217 genomic region harbors:
- a CDS encoding SDR family oxidoreductase — protein MTADSDGRGTGLCAGRVVIVTGAGRGLGRAHALAFAAEGAKVVVNDLGVGPDGGAGSADPARQVADEIVAAGGEAVAHGGDVATTEGAASLVTAALEAFGRLDTLVNNAGFLRDRMLVNLDEDDWDAVMRVHLKGHFLPLRHAAAHWRAEAKAGRTPVARVINTSSGAGLLGSVGQGNYSAAKAGIVGLTLVAAAETSRYGVQVNAIAPAARTRMTERTFARTMTAPGEGEFDAMAPGNVSPLVVWLGSAASDGVTGRVFETEAGRITVMQGWRPGPTADRGARWSPAEAGEATRKLLAQAEPARPVYGAGG, from the coding sequence ATGACCGCAGACAGTGACGGGCGCGGCACGGGGCTCTGCGCGGGCCGCGTCGTGATCGTGACGGGTGCCGGGCGCGGGCTCGGCCGGGCCCACGCGCTGGCCTTCGCCGCCGAGGGGGCGAAGGTCGTGGTCAACGATCTCGGTGTCGGCCCGGACGGCGGCGCAGGCTCGGCGGACCCGGCCCGTCAGGTGGCCGATGAAATCGTGGCGGCGGGCGGCGAAGCGGTCGCCCACGGCGGGGACGTCGCCACGACGGAAGGGGCCGCATCGCTGGTCACGGCCGCGCTGGAGGCCTTCGGGCGGCTGGACACGCTGGTCAACAACGCGGGATTCCTGCGGGACCGGATGCTGGTGAATCTGGACGAGGACGACTGGGACGCGGTGATGCGGGTCCATCTCAAGGGCCACTTCCTGCCGTTGAGGCATGCGGCCGCGCACTGGCGGGCCGAGGCGAAGGCGGGGCGCACGCCGGTCGCGCGGGTGATCAACACCAGCTCCGGTGCGGGGCTGCTCGGGAGCGTCGGACAGGGCAACTACTCCGCCGCGAAGGCGGGCATCGTGGGTCTCACGCTCGTCGCCGCCGCGGAGACGAGCCGGTACGGGGTCCAGGTCAACGCGATCGCCCCGGCCGCCCGGACCCGGATGACCGAGCGGACGTTCGCGCGGACGATGACGGCCCCGGGGGAGGGGGAGTTCGACGCGATGGCCCCCGGGAACGTGTCCCCGCTGGTGGTCTGGCTCGGGTCGGCGGCGAGCGACGGGGTGACCGGCCGGGTCTTCGAGACGGAGGCCGGCCGCATCACGGTCATGCAGGGCTGGCGCCCCGGCCCCACCGCGGACCGGGGCGCCCGGTGGTCACCGGCGGAGGCGGGCGAGGCGACCCGGAAACTGCTCGCGCAGGCGGAGCCGGCACGGCCGGTGTACGGGGCGGGGGGCTGA
- a CDS encoding enoyl-CoA hydratase family protein, with translation MGVSTARPGKGICLLTVDYPPVNALPVRGWYDLADALRAAGRDPGIRCVVLAAAGRGFNAGVDIKEMQRDTGHDVLIGANRGCYEAFSAVYECEVPVVAAVNGHCLGGGIGLVGNADAIVASDDATFGLPELDRGALGAATHLARLVPQHLMRALYYTSRTATAAELHAHGSVWKVVPRDELLDTAMELAGEIARKNGCLIRLAKAAINGIDPVDVRRSYRFEQGFTFEANLGKVADRVRGTFGRKT, from the coding sequence ATGGGTGTCTCCACCGCACGTCCCGGCAAGGGCATCTGTCTCCTCACGGTCGACTACCCGCCCGTCAACGCACTCCCGGTACGGGGCTGGTACGACCTCGCCGACGCCCTCCGCGCCGCGGGCCGCGATCCCGGGATCCGCTGTGTCGTGCTGGCCGCCGCCGGGCGCGGTTTCAACGCGGGCGTCGACATCAAGGAGATGCAGCGCGACACCGGGCACGACGTCCTGATCGGCGCCAACCGCGGCTGTTACGAGGCGTTCTCGGCGGTGTACGAGTGCGAGGTCCCGGTCGTCGCCGCGGTGAACGGCCACTGCCTCGGCGGCGGCATTGGTCTCGTCGGCAACGCGGACGCGATCGTGGCGAGCGACGACGCGACGTTCGGCCTGCCCGAGCTGGACCGGGGCGCGCTCGGCGCCGCGACCCATCTCGCCAGGCTCGTACCGCAGCACCTGATGCGCGCGCTGTACTACACCTCGCGCACCGCCACCGCCGCCGAACTGCACGCCCACGGCTCGGTCTGGAAGGTCGTACCCCGCGATGAACTCCTGGATACGGCAATGGAGTTGGCGGGCGAGATCGCCCGTAAAAACGGCTGTCTGATCCGGCTGGCCAAGGCCGCCATCAACGGGATCGACCCGGTGGACGTACGCCGCAGCTACCGCTTCGAGCAGGGCTTCACCTTCGAGGCCAACCTCGGCAAAGTCGCCGACCGCGTCCGCGGCACCTTCGGCAGGAAGACATGA
- a CDS encoding CoA transferase subunit A, with translation MTDKTMTADEIVSRLGSGMTIGIGGWGSRRKPMALVRALLRSGINDLTVITYGGPDVGLLAAAGKIRKLVTAFVTLDSIPLEPHFRAARQRGAFELMEIDEAMFMWGLHAAANRLPFLPVRAGIGSDVMRVNPGLRTVTSPYEDREEFVAMPALRMDAALVHMNRADRFGNGQYLGPDPYFDDLFCEAADTAYVSCERLVETAELTGSAAPQTLLVKRHSVTGVVETPNGAHFTSCVPDHPRDEAFQRAYAAAAADPGAWAAFGDRFLPADGNEKSYRLAVENWHEEQK, from the coding sequence ATGACCGACAAGACCATGACGGCCGACGAGATCGTCTCCCGGCTCGGCAGCGGGATGACGATCGGCATCGGCGGCTGGGGCTCGCGCCGCAAGCCGATGGCGCTGGTCCGGGCGCTGCTGCGTTCCGGGATCAACGACCTCACGGTGATCACGTACGGCGGCCCCGACGTCGGCCTGCTCGCCGCCGCCGGAAAGATCCGCAAGCTGGTCACGGCCTTCGTCACGCTCGACTCGATCCCGCTCGAACCCCACTTCAGGGCGGCCCGCCAGCGCGGCGCGTTCGAGCTGATGGAGATCGACGAGGCGATGTTCATGTGGGGGCTGCACGCCGCCGCGAACCGGCTGCCGTTCCTCCCCGTCCGTGCCGGTATCGGTTCGGACGTGATGCGGGTCAACCCGGGCCTGCGCACGGTCACTTCGCCGTACGAGGACCGTGAGGAGTTCGTCGCGATGCCCGCCCTGCGGATGGACGCGGCACTGGTCCACATGAACCGCGCCGACCGGTTCGGCAACGGCCAGTACCTCGGCCCCGACCCGTACTTCGACGACCTGTTCTGCGAGGCCGCCGACACCGCGTACGTCTCCTGCGAACGTCTCGTGGAAACCGCCGAGTTGACCGGGAGCGCCGCCCCGCAGACCCTCCTCGTCAAGCGGCACTCCGTCACCGGCGTCGTCGAGACCCCGAACGGCGCGCACTTCACCTCCTGCGTCCCCGACCACCCGCGCGACGAGGCGTTCCAGAGGGCGTACGCGGCCGCGGCCGCCGACCCCGGTGCCTGGGCGGCCTTCGGCGACCGCTTCCTGCCCGCGGACGGCAACGAGAAGAGCTACCGGCTGGCCGTCGAGAACTGGCACGAGGAGCAGAAGTGA